One window from the genome of Synechococcus sp. PROS-7-1 encodes:
- a CDS encoding carboxylesterase family protein: MNPRLYGFWPVLSAGLVGALLMACNQTNTPKADGCDPSVDTITLPDDRGRLCGRRMENPQGESSHAYLGIPFAEAPVGPRRWAPPVAKASLGKDLFQAIRFGNACIQPSGALKGYSGSEDCLFLNVYKPKTSGSDPLPVMVYIPGGGFIASQSPVELNGTAFANRGVIVVTTHYRLGSLGFMRYMNGNEAIEGNFGIQDQQLAMQWVKNNISAFGGDPDKITLFGESAGAMSVGLHLFSIPSSGNLFRAAIMESNIYGIRYNTAQTASKAGQSFVNLLCSSYQPDNCAADGAWLRSLTTEQIAQAELLTLPSGGMPGLITQVLTEGTVPWLPVVNVAPILEQPNQGYSEGVEAKPYVFGVNRDEGAFFLAESNSLTPEQYRQILSKRFTPAQRQKILNYRENGRLLYAPEAYEPRPAGGLTPASIALARLQTDLMAAAPNLQVAAKVHQQHQANDIPQYGYHFTYRASFDFNGFLRCSEAADMVCHTDEIPFAWADLVRKNAEGGTIPVSDPPPSDADKTLAATMNAAWAGFAKDPLSGWGHPRFDGTPSSDVVVWNNPVGQGMLMPEARYAFWKPMLLP, encoded by the coding sequence ATGAACCCGCGCCTGTACGGCTTCTGGCCTGTCCTTAGTGCTGGCTTGGTGGGCGCTCTGCTCATGGCCTGCAACCAGACGAACACTCCGAAAGCGGATGGCTGCGATCCATCCGTGGACACCATCACCCTCCCAGATGATCGCGGCCGCCTCTGCGGCCGCCGCATGGAAAACCCCCAGGGTGAGAGCTCCCATGCCTACCTGGGCATTCCCTTTGCAGAAGCTCCCGTCGGACCTCGACGCTGGGCTCCCCCGGTGGCCAAAGCGAGTCTGGGAAAAGATCTGTTCCAGGCCATTCGCTTCGGCAATGCCTGCATCCAGCCCTCGGGAGCCCTCAAGGGCTACTCAGGGTCAGAGGACTGCCTGTTCCTGAATGTCTACAAACCGAAGACATCCGGCAGTGATCCACTTCCAGTGATGGTTTACATCCCTGGTGGCGGATTCATTGCATCCCAGAGCCCAGTTGAACTGAACGGCACGGCATTCGCCAATCGGGGCGTGATCGTGGTGACTACCCATTACCGCCTGGGTTCGTTGGGATTCATGCGCTACATGAACGGGAACGAGGCCATCGAGGGGAATTTCGGCATCCAGGACCAGCAACTGGCGATGCAATGGGTGAAAAACAACATCAGTGCCTTCGGAGGAGATCCCGACAAAATCACCCTGTTCGGAGAAAGCGCCGGCGCAATGTCGGTGGGCCTGCATCTGTTCTCCATCCCCAGCAGCGGCAATCTTTTTCGTGCCGCCATCATGGAATCCAACATTTACGGAATCCGATACAACACGGCGCAGACTGCCTCCAAAGCAGGCCAAAGCTTTGTCAATCTCCTCTGCAGCAGTTATCAACCCGACAACTGCGCCGCAGACGGGGCTTGGCTGCGCAGCCTAACCACCGAACAAATCGCCCAAGCAGAACTCCTCACCCTGCCCTCTGGAGGAATGCCAGGGCTCATCACCCAAGTTCTGACTGAAGGAACAGTCCCCTGGTTGCCAGTGGTGAACGTCGCTCCGATTCTCGAGCAACCCAATCAGGGCTACAGCGAAGGTGTTGAAGCCAAGCCCTACGTGTTCGGTGTGAATCGCGATGAGGGTGCCTTTTTCCTGGCGGAGTCCAACTCACTCACGCCAGAGCAATACCGGCAGATCCTCAGCAAGAGATTTACGCCCGCGCAACGCCAGAAGATTCTCAACTACCGCGAAAACGGTCGCTTGCTCTACGCCCCCGAAGCCTATGAGCCGCGGCCTGCCGGTGGTCTGACCCCGGCGAGTATCGCCCTGGCCAGGCTTCAGACTGATCTGATGGCAGCAGCACCCAATCTGCAGGTGGCGGCCAAAGTGCATCAGCAACACCAAGCGAACGACATCCCGCAGTACGGCTACCACTTCACTTATCGCGCCAGCTTCGACTTCAATGGCTTTCTGCGCTGCAGCGAAGCAGCTGACATGGTCTGCCACACCGATGAAATTCCCTTCGCGTGGGCAGACCTGGTGAGGAAAAACGCTGAGGGAGGGACTATCCCCGTCAGTGACCCACCGCCATCAGACGCTGACAAAACCTTGGCTGCAACCATGAACGCGGCCTGGGCCGGCTTCGCCAAGGATCCACTCAGCGGCTGGGGACATCCCCGCTTCGACGGCACACCCAGCAGCGATGTGGTGGTCTGGAACAACCCTGTGGGCCAGGGCATGCTGATGCCCGAAGCCCGTTACGCCTTCTGGAAGCCGATGTTGCTTCCCTGA
- a CDS encoding 2OG-Fe(II) oxygenase, with protein sequence MAFFDRRKDLQRPGVAFGPGGGDEPAKVSTDISLVAIDRSDPDAYALSEVIVRGVTAALAQYLKERSLFRAVCPDQELFVMPIFNLQRYAPGEGFRQWHCDWTISDEATEPVHRVLAWILYCDNVPDAGTEFHWQHHHEVAERGKLVIFPAGPSHIHRGRVNTTASKTIATGWINAGSYQAFLARLSRS encoded by the coding sequence ATGGCGTTCTTTGATCGCCGCAAAGACTTGCAACGGCCTGGCGTGGCCTTTGGGCCAGGCGGTGGCGACGAGCCTGCCAAGGTGTCAACCGACATCAGCCTGGTGGCGATTGATCGCAGCGACCCCGATGCCTATGCCCTCTCCGAGGTGATCGTGCGCGGGGTGACGGCAGCCCTTGCGCAATACCTCAAGGAGCGGTCCTTATTTCGTGCGGTGTGCCCGGATCAAGAGCTGTTCGTGATGCCGATCTTCAACCTGCAGCGCTATGCCCCTGGGGAGGGTTTCCGGCAGTGGCATTGCGACTGGACGATCAGCGATGAGGCCACCGAGCCGGTGCATCGCGTGCTTGCTTGGATCCTTTATTGCGACAACGTGCCTGACGCTGGCACTGAGTTTCATTGGCAGCACCATCACGAAGTCGCCGAGCGGGGCAAGCTCGTGATTTTCCCTGCTGGACCGTCTCATATTCACCGGGGACGGGTGAACACCACCGCCAGCAAAACCATTGCCACCGGCTGGATCAATGCCGGGTCTTATCAGGCTTTTCTTGCGCGTCTCTCCCGCTCATAA
- a CDS encoding protein phosphatase, which translates to MGLPDSDQLQGTLVDFALGELVRHNRESFQPLWTVDSWAKLMIWLALNCGLSGDSESLEHFAAALGERITSRLRRTFFERELADLDLQVLADPAEQQVLLLSQDPGNPAILAPDRLMRALERVSLTPRVVQDQGRWQQLEAVVAIPWEICRD; encoded by the coding sequence ATGGGGTTACCGGATTCCGATCAGCTTCAGGGCACTCTGGTGGATTTCGCCCTGGGTGAGCTGGTTCGACACAACCGCGAGAGTTTTCAGCCGCTCTGGACGGTGGACAGCTGGGCCAAGCTGATGATTTGGCTTGCCCTGAACTGCGGCCTCTCCGGTGACAGCGAAAGCCTCGAGCATTTCGCCGCTGCCCTTGGTGAACGGATCACATCGCGGTTGCGGCGCACGTTTTTTGAACGGGAGCTGGCTGATCTTGATCTGCAGGTTCTTGCGGATCCGGCTGAGCAGCAGGTGTTGCTCCTGTCCCAGGATCCAGGAAATCCCGCGATCTTGGCTCCTGATCGGCTCATGCGGGCCCTTGAGAGGGTGTCTTTGACTCCCAGGGTGGTGCAGGACCAGGGACGCTGGCAGCAGCTGGAGGCGGTGGTGGCCATTCCCTGGGAGATCTGCCGTGATTGA
- a CDS encoding dienelactone hydrolase family protein, with translation MQIRRDTIGLTVDGSLMRLYVAQPQPVGRRPGVLFYSDIYQLGDPITRLADRLAGYGYVVAAPEIFHRREPIGAVIKPDATGRLRGNDNARNTSTAAFDADAAAVLDWLTDQAAVDGARLGAVGFCIGGHLAFRAALRPQVRATTCIYPTGLHDGVLGSDRADSLQRAAEIQGALLTIFGSLDPHVPEPAREAILAAFAAVPGLRQTTRLYEANHTFMRDDGERWDPQCSDQAWGDVIAFLQKELG, from the coding sequence GTGCAGATCCGTCGCGACACCATCGGCCTGACTGTGGATGGGAGCTTGATGCGCCTCTATGTCGCACAGCCCCAGCCTGTAGGTCGCCGGCCTGGGGTGCTGTTCTACTCGGATATTTATCAGCTTGGTGATCCGATCACGCGCTTGGCGGATCGTTTAGCGGGTTACGGCTACGTGGTGGCCGCTCCTGAGATCTTCCACCGCCGTGAACCGATCGGCGCGGTGATCAAGCCCGATGCCACGGGTCGGCTGCGGGGGAATGACAACGCCAGAAACACCTCCACAGCAGCGTTTGATGCGGACGCTGCTGCTGTTCTCGATTGGCTCACGGATCAGGCCGCCGTCGATGGTGCCCGTCTGGGAGCTGTGGGCTTCTGTATCGGTGGGCACCTGGCCTTTCGAGCCGCCCTGCGGCCTCAAGTGCGGGCCACAACCTGCATCTACCCCACGGGGCTCCACGATGGTGTGCTGGGTTCAGATCGTGCCGATTCCCTCCAGCGTGCTGCTGAGATCCAGGGGGCCTTGCTCACGATCTTTGGCAGCCTCGACCCCCATGTGCCGGAGCCGGCCCGCGAGGCGATCCTCGCTGCGTTCGCTGCAGTGCCTGGCCTGCGGCAGACAACCCGTCTCTATGAGGCGAATCACACCTTCATGCGTGATGACGGTGAACGCTGGGACCCCCAGTGTTCAGACCAAGCCTGGGGGGACGTGATCGCCTTTCTCCAAAAGGAGCTGGGTTGA
- a CDS encoding oxidoreductase: MGWTTEDMPDQRGRVALVTGANSGLGLETTRALIGRGCTVLMACRSARKGEAARAQLLEAGAAGLDLLELDLSDLNSVSRCARDVADRYGRLDLLINNAGLMAPPRMLSRQGYELQFGVNHLGHFALTQALLPLMNDRPQARIVTVTSGAQYFGVMAWEDLQGEQRYDRWKAYSQSKLANVMFALELNQRLQASGSAVRSLAAHPGLARTNLQPVSVAATGAWQEALAYRLMDPLFQSAAQGALPQLYAATASDAQGGEHYGPSQLGGMRGAPKQQPVARAAKDQSQRQRLWTVSESLTEHHSAAV; the protein is encoded by the coding sequence ATGGGTTGGACCACCGAAGACATGCCTGATCAGCGAGGTCGGGTCGCCCTGGTGACCGGGGCGAACAGCGGCCTTGGGCTGGAAACCACTCGGGCACTGATCGGCCGTGGCTGCACCGTTCTGATGGCCTGCCGCAGCGCACGCAAGGGTGAAGCAGCCCGAGCCCAGCTGCTGGAAGCAGGTGCTGCTGGGCTGGATCTTCTGGAGCTGGATCTCTCGGATCTGAACAGCGTGTCGCGCTGCGCAAGAGATGTAGCGGACCGTTACGGACGGCTGGATCTTCTGATCAACAACGCCGGACTGATGGCGCCTCCACGCATGCTCAGCCGCCAAGGCTATGAACTGCAGTTCGGTGTGAATCATCTCGGTCACTTCGCCTTAACCCAGGCTCTGCTGCCCTTGATGAACGACCGCCCGCAGGCGCGGATTGTCACCGTGACCTCCGGCGCCCAGTATTTCGGAGTGATGGCCTGGGAGGACCTTCAGGGAGAGCAGCGCTACGACCGCTGGAAGGCCTATTCCCAAAGCAAGCTCGCCAATGTGATGTTTGCCTTGGAACTGAATCAGCGGCTGCAGGCCTCCGGAAGTGCGGTGCGATCCCTCGCGGCCCACCCCGGACTGGCACGCACCAACCTGCAACCGGTGTCGGTGGCTGCCACGGGAGCCTGGCAGGAAGCCCTGGCCTATCGGCTGATGGATCCTCTCTTCCAAAGCGCTGCGCAAGGAGCCCTGCCCCAGCTTTATGCCGCCACGGCAAGCGATGCCCAGGGCGGTGAGCACTACGGCCCAAGCCAGTTGGGCGGAATGCGCGGTGCTCCCAAACAACAGCCGGTGGCCCGTGCCGCCAAGGATCAAAGCCAGCGGCAACGCCTCTGGACAGTGAGCGAATCACTGACTGAACACCACAGCGCTGCCGTGTGA
- the arfB gene encoding alternative ribosome rescue aminoacyl-tRNA hydrolase ArfB, producing MVQELRINERLVIPAAELQWRFSRASGPGGQGVNTTDSRVELRFDVEGSRVLGPFRKARLREQLASRLEDGCLRVVVAEERSQWQNRQRAMARLADWLREGLKPPPPQRRATRPGRAAVKRRLDAKGRRSELKRRRQARPSADD from the coding sequence TTGGTTCAGGAGCTGCGGATCAATGAACGCTTGGTGATTCCAGCTGCCGAACTGCAGTGGCGCTTCTCCCGTGCATCCGGTCCAGGAGGGCAGGGGGTCAACACCACCGACTCAAGAGTTGAGCTTCGATTTGATGTGGAAGGTTCCCGGGTGCTCGGACCTTTTCGGAAGGCGCGGTTGAGGGAGCAGTTGGCGTCCCGTCTGGAGGATGGTTGCCTCAGGGTTGTGGTCGCTGAGGAGCGATCGCAGTGGCAAAACCGTCAGCGGGCGATGGCACGTCTGGCGGATTGGTTGCGGGAAGGGTTGAAGCCCCCTCCGCCCCAACGCCGTGCCACCCGTCCTGGGCGTGCAGCCGTGAAACGTCGGCTCGATGCCAAGGGCCGGCGCAGCGAGCTCAAGCGCCGCCGACAAGCGCGCCCATCCGCGGACGACTGA
- the speE gene encoding polyamine aminopropyltransferase, whose protein sequence is MSEAPSTACDWIDEHHNGVRYGLQGEVIVDEQSAIQRITVIHSNRYGNGLLLDGCWMTAEHQERHYHEPLVHPALCAASSIDRILVIGGGDGGTARECLRHREVKHVDLVEIDGRVVELSQKHLAAIGGGCWSDPRFQLTVGDGIAWVSQASDASYDVVLVDGSDPAGPAEGLFNRSFFQHCRRILKPGGVFATQSESPEAFRAVHIDTVRMLREVFGYADPLYGWVPMYPSGWWSWTFAASDGPRYRSPDPARAAAICDGCDIWSPRWQMGAFEAIPASIERELAA, encoded by the coding sequence ATGAGCGAAGCCCCCTCAACTGCATGCGACTGGATCGACGAACACCACAACGGGGTGCGCTACGGACTTCAGGGCGAAGTGATCGTGGACGAACAAAGCGCGATCCAGCGGATCACGGTGATCCATAGCAATCGCTACGGAAACGGGCTCCTCCTCGATGGCTGCTGGATGACAGCCGAACATCAGGAGCGCCACTATCACGAGCCCCTGGTTCATCCCGCCCTTTGTGCAGCCAGCTCGATCGATCGAATCCTGGTGATTGGCGGCGGCGATGGCGGAACGGCCCGTGAATGCCTGCGTCATCGCGAGGTGAAGCACGTCGATCTCGTTGAAATTGATGGTCGCGTTGTTGAGCTCAGCCAGAAACATCTGGCGGCGATCGGCGGTGGATGCTGGAGCGACCCGCGTTTTCAGCTCACCGTGGGAGATGGAATCGCCTGGGTGAGTCAGGCTTCAGACGCCAGCTACGACGTGGTGCTGGTGGATGGTTCCGATCCAGCGGGGCCGGCGGAGGGGCTGTTCAACCGCAGCTTCTTCCAGCACTGCCGCCGCATTCTCAAGCCCGGTGGAGTGTTTGCAACCCAAAGCGAATCACCGGAAGCGTTCCGCGCGGTTCACATCGACACCGTGCGCATGCTGCGTGAGGTCTTCGGTTATGCGGACCCTCTCTATGGCTGGGTCCCCATGTACCCCAGCGGCTGGTGGAGCTGGACCTTCGCGGCTAGCGACGGTCCCCGCTACCGCAGTCCCGATCCCGCACGCGCCGCAGCGATCTGCGATGGCTGTGACATCTGGAGCCCACGTTGGCAAATGGGAGCGTTTGAGGCCATCCCCGCCAGCATCGAAAGGGAGCTCGCCGCATGA
- a CDS encoding metal-binding protein, with amino-acid sequence MALGRDHDRATLIGCVPAGLLAGFWLGWSLGVLTAAAFAWGGLWLSPDLDTRSRALKRWGPLGWIWRPYRTLIPHRSLFSHGPLIGTGLRLTWMQTVVMMAWFGLSALPGWSYPTPSEGLPVVLAWLQKHPGPLLAVLLGLETSVWLHLILDGDPLPAEWPRRWPHRRRR; translated from the coding sequence ATGGCTTTGGGCCGGGACCATGACCGCGCCACGCTGATCGGCTGTGTCCCCGCTGGCCTGCTCGCGGGGTTCTGGTTGGGCTGGAGTCTGGGCGTGCTCACCGCCGCGGCCTTCGCCTGGGGAGGACTCTGGCTCTCTCCCGATCTCGACACTCGCTCCAGGGCCCTGAAGCGGTGGGGCCCCCTGGGCTGGATCTGGCGTCCCTACCGGACGCTGATCCCGCATCGATCGCTGTTCTCCCATGGCCCTTTGATCGGCACCGGGCTTCGGCTGACCTGGATGCAGACCGTTGTGATGATGGCTTGGTTCGGACTCAGCGCCCTTCCCGGCTGGTCTTACCCAACACCCAGCGAGGGACTTCCGGTGGTTCTTGCATGGCTGCAGAAGCATCCCGGCCCCCTGCTGGCCGTTCTGCTGGGGCTGGAAACCAGTGTTTGGCTGCATCTGATCCTCGACGGTGATCCTCTGCCCGCTGAATGGCCCCGACGCTGGCCGCACAGACGGCGCCGGTGA
- a CDS encoding cyclic nucleotide-binding domain-containing protein — translation MPTAVQLIAEHRNHDQLILPTGSLLFGRGTPARSIYAIERGFVELSSGGRDRLRYGGGEVFFFEDLIGERQRHSRTATAITPIHAFSLDRNSFMELIHQHPTLVLTLLGRQHARLREQRMDAAHFY, via the coding sequence ATGCCGACGGCTGTGCAGCTAATCGCCGAGCATCGCAATCACGATCAATTGATCCTTCCAACCGGAAGTTTGCTGTTCGGTCGTGGGACTCCTGCCAGGTCGATCTACGCGATTGAACGCGGTTTTGTTGAGTTGTCGAGTGGGGGGCGCGATCGACTGCGCTACGGAGGTGGTGAGGTGTTTTTCTTTGAAGATCTCATTGGTGAGAGGCAGAGACACAGCCGAACAGCGACGGCCATCACGCCGATTCATGCCTTCTCGTTGGATCGCAACAGCTTTATGGAGTTGATCCATCAACACCCGACCCTGGTGCTCACCTTGTTGGGCCGGCAGCACGCCAGGCTGAGAGAACAGCGCATGGATGCGGCTCACTTTTATTGA
- the gcvT gene encoding glycine cleavage system aminomethyltransferase GcvT: MDLHHTPLHDLCITTGGRMVPFAGWEMPVQFSGLISEHTAVRQRVGLFDISHMGVLRIQGSNPKDALQTLVPTDLHRIGPGQACYSVLLNESGGIRDDLIIYDLGETNADQGEASLIVVINAACAAADSAWISEQLTPQGLQVTDEKGDGVLLALQGPEAMARMEHLSRVDLQKLPRFAHRMLELTGLSRPVFCARTGYTGEDGVELLLARDDGRNLWNHLIAEGVTPCGLGARDTLRLEAAMHLYGQDMDAGTTPFEAGLGWLVHLEMPTAFTGRAALERAAESGPSRRLVGLKLKGRAIARHGYPVIHNGEQAGTITSGSWSPTLQEAIALAYVPTNLAKVGQELGVEIRGQLHAATVVRRPFYRHP, translated from the coding sequence ATGGATCTGCACCACACCCCGCTCCATGACCTCTGCATCACAACAGGCGGCCGCATGGTGCCGTTCGCTGGCTGGGAGATGCCCGTTCAATTTTCCGGCCTGATCAGTGAGCACACAGCGGTGCGACAGAGGGTGGGACTCTTCGACATCTCCCACATGGGAGTGCTGCGCATCCAAGGCAGCAATCCCAAGGACGCCCTGCAAACCCTGGTACCGACCGACCTGCATCGCATTGGCCCCGGGCAGGCCTGTTATTCCGTGCTGCTAAACGAATCCGGAGGGATCCGCGACGACCTGATCATTTATGACCTGGGGGAGACGAACGCCGACCAGGGAGAAGCCAGTTTGATCGTGGTGATCAACGCCGCCTGCGCGGCTGCCGATTCCGCCTGGATCAGTGAACAGCTCACACCTCAGGGCCTACAGGTCACCGATGAGAAGGGCGATGGCGTTTTGCTGGCCCTGCAAGGCCCTGAAGCCATGGCACGGATGGAGCACCTCAGCAGAGTCGACCTGCAAAAGCTGCCCCGCTTTGCCCATCGCATGCTCGAACTCACGGGGTTGTCCCGTCCTGTGTTCTGTGCGCGAACCGGATACACCGGTGAAGACGGTGTGGAGCTGCTGCTCGCACGTGACGATGGGCGGAACCTCTGGAACCACCTGATTGCTGAAGGGGTGACCCCCTGCGGCCTTGGTGCAAGGGACACCCTTCGCCTCGAGGCAGCCATGCATCTTTATGGCCAAGACATGGACGCTGGCACCACGCCATTCGAAGCGGGCCTGGGCTGGCTCGTGCACCTGGAGATGCCCACGGCCTTCACCGGCCGTGCGGCACTCGAGCGCGCTGCGGAAAGCGGACCATCCCGGCGACTGGTGGGCCTGAAGTTGAAAGGGCGCGCCATTGCTCGCCACGGTTACCCGGTGATCCACAACGGCGAACAGGCCGGAACGATCACCAGCGGCAGCTGGTCACCCACCCTCCAGGAAGCGATTGCCCTTGCTTACGTTCCGACCAACTTGGCCAAGGTGGGGCAGGAGCTTGGCGTCGAGATCCGCGGCCAGCTTCATGCGGCCACGGTCGTCAGGCGTCCTTTTTACCGCCATCCCTGA
- a CDS encoding transcriptional repressor, whose amino-acid sequence MERGNAGRDRQLKLLEQLQRSDQEMTGQQLHRCLQDKPGAMGLATVYRNLRQLQRQGKVRCRHLPTGEALYAPVERDHHHLTCVDCGKTERLEHCPIHGLNVEAPEADDFDVIFHTLEFFGLCHSCRDSR is encoded by the coding sequence ATGGAAAGGGGAAATGCTGGCCGCGATCGCCAGCTGAAACTGCTGGAGCAACTGCAACGGTCTGACCAGGAAATGACAGGCCAGCAGCTTCATCGCTGCCTCCAAGACAAACCTGGGGCGATGGGCCTGGCCACGGTGTACCGGAACCTGCGCCAACTGCAGCGCCAAGGGAAAGTGCGCTGTCGTCATCTGCCCACGGGTGAAGCTCTTTATGCACCAGTGGAGCGAGATCATCATCACCTCACCTGTGTGGACTGCGGCAAGACCGAACGTCTTGAGCACTGCCCGATCCATGGCCTGAACGTGGAGGCTCCGGAAGCAGACGATTTCGATGTGATCTTCCACACCCTGGAATTTTTCGGGCTCTGTCACAGCTGCCGCGACAGTCGCTGA
- the speB gene encoding agmatinase translates to MTTNRLQAFDAEEMFDQDGAIFMGARRDPAGCQVGVFGVPYDGTTSFRPGTRFGPAAIREVSPGLETYCPQLDRDLDTLAYADLGALNIAFGAPEPVVEAVERATATILALGLKPLMLGGEHSISSGAVAAVAKDHPDLVLVQLDAHADLRQSWLGARHSHACAMRRCLDVLPSGDLLQIAIRSGTAEEFSELHRSGRLIPLHQMSQKLSDLRGRPIYLTVDLDWFDPAVMPGTGTPEPGGFTWAEFAALINELQHHHLVGADVVELAPQLDPSGISSVLAAKVTRSLLLLMAQ, encoded by the coding sequence ATGACGACAAACCGATTGCAGGCCTTCGACGCTGAGGAGATGTTTGACCAAGACGGAGCGATTTTCATGGGCGCTCGCCGCGATCCAGCCGGCTGTCAGGTCGGTGTGTTCGGCGTGCCCTATGACGGCACCACATCATTTCGCCCTGGAACCCGATTCGGCCCTGCAGCGATTCGCGAGGTCAGCCCCGGTCTGGAGACGTACTGCCCGCAGCTCGATCGAGACCTCGACACCCTGGCCTACGCCGATCTCGGCGCGCTCAACATCGCCTTCGGAGCACCCGAGCCTGTAGTGGAAGCTGTTGAACGGGCAACGGCAACAATTCTTGCCCTGGGCCTCAAACCGCTGATGCTCGGTGGGGAGCATTCCATCAGTTCCGGCGCCGTCGCAGCTGTGGCCAAAGACCATCCTGATCTGGTGCTGGTGCAACTCGATGCCCATGCAGACCTGAGGCAGAGCTGGCTCGGCGCAAGGCACAGCCATGCCTGCGCCATGCGCCGCTGCTTGGACGTGCTGCCGAGCGGCGATCTGCTGCAGATCGCCATCCGCAGCGGAACGGCCGAGGAATTCTCAGAACTGCATCGCAGTGGCCGCTTGATTCCACTGCATCAGATGAGCCAAAAGCTCAGCGATCTGCGCGGACGGCCGATCTACCTCACCGTGGATCTCGATTGGTTCGACCCTGCGGTGATGCCTGGCACCGGAACACCAGAACCCGGGGGTTTCACCTGGGCTGAATTCGCTGCTCTGATCAATGAGCTGCAGCATCACCACCTGGTGGGAGCGGATGTTGTTGAACTCGCCCCTCAACTCGATCCGAGCGGCATTAGCAGTGTGCTGGCTGCCAAGGTCACCCGAAGCTTGCTGCTGCTGATGGCTCAATAA
- the mazG gene encoding nucleoside triphosphate pyrophosphohydrolase, producing the protein MAQHATVPGDQDPLRYLESVVARLRDPVNGCPWDLEQTHASLVPYVLEEAHEVADAIRHGDDRHLKEELGDLLLQVVLHARIGEEDNRFDLDAIATAISDKLIRRHPHVFGEARAESSEAVRLSWEAIKAAERAEQTGGEQSSNPLSDQLAGKVRGQPALAAAMTISRKAAKAGFEWDAIDGVWGKVQEELDELKDAIASGDRRHAQDELGDVLFTLVNVARWCGLDPEEGLAATNHRFLDRFSRVESALNGDLQGRSIQELEELWQQAKAAIRAESAQSS; encoded by the coding sequence ATGGCCCAGCACGCCACGGTTCCTGGTGATCAGGATCCCCTGCGCTACCTCGAAAGCGTGGTGGCACGCCTGCGGGATCCAGTGAACGGGTGCCCCTGGGACCTAGAGCAGACCCATGCCTCCCTGGTGCCCTATGTGCTGGAGGAAGCCCATGAGGTGGCTGACGCCATCCGCCATGGCGACGACCGGCATCTGAAAGAAGAACTGGGCGATCTTCTGCTGCAAGTGGTGCTGCACGCCCGCATTGGTGAAGAAGACAACCGCTTTGATCTCGATGCAATCGCCACGGCCATCAGCGACAAACTGATCCGCCGCCATCCCCACGTGTTCGGCGAGGCCAGAGCGGAAAGCAGTGAGGCCGTGCGCTTGAGCTGGGAGGCCATCAAGGCCGCAGAACGGGCGGAACAAACGGGAGGGGAGCAATCCTCCAACCCGCTGAGCGATCAACTGGCCGGCAAGGTGCGAGGGCAACCGGCCTTGGCCGCTGCCATGACCATCTCGCGCAAGGCCGCCAAGGCCGGTTTCGAGTGGGATGCCATCGACGGCGTCTGGGGGAAGGTGCAGGAGGAGCTCGACGAGCTCAAGGACGCCATCGCCTCGGGAGATCGCCGCCATGCTCAAGATGAGCTCGGCGATGTGCTGTTCACCCTGGTGAATGTGGCCCGCTGGTGCGGCCTTGATCCCGAGGAAGGACTGGCCGCAACCAATCACCGCTTCCTGGATCGTTTCTCCCGGGTTGAGAGCGCCCTGAACGGAGATCTGCAAGGCCGGAGCATCCAGGAGCTCGAAGAGCTGTGGCAGCAAGCGAAGGCTGCGATCCGTGCTGAAAGCGCTCAGTCGTCTTAA